One window of Pleurodeles waltl isolate 20211129_DDA chromosome 3_1, aPleWal1.hap1.20221129, whole genome shotgun sequence genomic DNA carries:
- the LOC138284552 gene encoding kelch-like protein 31 isoform X1 has translation MRGHYTRRPLRTIPWEADKGYTLSKGRPPRGGTCRPCEGGLRGRPRSPLQMAPKKKNPKKLKVEAGPTLVGDNTSLDIEQLNTLNGLLESGSNGFRCTATEVHNPKHGLELLETISNMRQELFLCDLTISTKTKDFDVHKVILASCSAYFHSLLRKEPSLQRLDLKDVSPVGLATVLNYAYTGKLSLSLYTIGSTISTASFLQMTTLLAMCTDFLTQEMNVDNCLYIANLSEKYKLVHTRQVAGRFMRENLVEFSGTEQFLKLPLEQVQELLAEDDLCIPSEVTVFQIAMKWLDFNTERAKHAASLISNVRFGAITAQDLVTHIQPVPRMMLDPECHRLLVEAMNYHLLPFQQNSLQSKRTQMRGGQRVLVAVAGRTASSEKSLSREVRYRDSEGNWVNLADLPSKSFNQCVAVMDGFLYVAGGEDQNDARSQAKHAVSSVCRYDPRFNSWLHLAHMLQKRTHFSLNSYNGLLFACGGRNAEGPLASTECYIPSVNSWQIKAAMDAPRCCHAGTVIGGKILITGGYVNNTYSRTVCNYEPDTDVWRDRNGLSTPRGWHCAATLGDRAYVLGGSQQGPRGESISVMLVESYNPTTGQWSCIAPLPTGVSTAGVAVLGGGLYIVGGWNESGKRYTKCVQCYNPDLNEWTEIAELPEASVGLSCCAITLPRLHKGNSRASSLVSVAVSL, from the exons GTCACCCCTACAAATGGCTCCTAAAAAGAAGAACCCAAAAAAGCTGAAGGTGGAGGCAGGCCCGACCCTGGTGGGAGATAACACAAGCTTGGACATTGAACAGCTCAACACACTCAATGGACTTCTGGAAAGTGGCTCTAATGGCTTTCGCTGCACTGCCACTGAGGTGCACAACCCCAAGCATGGACTCGAGCTCTTGGAGACCATAAGCAACATGCGGCAGGagctcttcctctgtgatctcACCATCTCTACCAAGACCAAGGACTTTGATGTCCACAAAGTCATTCTTGCTTCCTGCAGTGCCTACTTCCACAGTCTGCTGAGGAAGGAGCCCAGCCTGCAGCGCCTGGATCTTAAGGACGTGTCCCCAGTTGGGCTGGCCACTGTGCTCAACTATGCTTATACAGGGAAGCTTAGCCTCTCACTCTACACTATTGGCAGCACAATCTCAACAGCCAGCTTCCTTCAGATGACCACTCTACTAGCCATGTGTACAGACTTCCTCACTCAGGAGATGAATGTTGACAACTGTTTGTATATCGCCAACCTTTCAGAGAAGTACAAACTCGTCCACACCCGCCAAGTGGCTGGACGGTTCATGAGGGAGAACCTGGTGGAGTTTTCAGGGACTGAGCAGTTTCTGAAGTTGCCCTTGGAGCAGGTACAAGAGCTGCTAGCAGAAGATGACCTGTGTATCCCCTCTGAAGTGACCGTCTTCCAgattgccatgaaatggctggatttcaacacagaacgtgcaaagcATGCTGCTTCCCTTATAAGTAATGTCCGATTTGGAGCCATCACAGCACAGGATTTGGTAACCCATATACAGCCAGTCCCACGAATGATGCTGGATCCTGAATGCCATCGGCTGCTGGTGGAAGCTATGAATTATCATTTACTTCCCTTTCAGCAAAACTCACTGCAGTCCAAGAGAACGCAAATGCGTGGAGGCCAACGAGTTTTGGTGGCAGTTGCAGGTCGCACTGCATCATCTGAAAAATCTCTGAGTCGAGAAGTCAGGTACAGGGACTCAGAGGGGAACTGGGTCAATCTGGCAGACTTACCCTCTAAGAGTTTCAATCAGTGTGTAGCTGTTATGGATGGATTCCTCTACGTCGCTGGAGGAGAAGACCAGAATGATGCCAGGAGCCAAGCTAAACATGCTGTCAGCAGTGTATGCAG GTACGACCCCCGTTTCAACAGCTGGCTGCACCTGGCCCACATGCTGCAGAAGCGGACTCACTTCAGCCTCAATTCCTACAACGGTCTCCTATTTGCCTGTGGTGGCCGTAATGCAGAAGGTCCCTTGGCATCCACAGAGTGCTACATCCCCTCTGTGAATAGCTGGCAGATCAAGGCAGCCATGGATGCTCcccgctgctgtcatgctggcacCGTCATCGGTGGCAAGATCCTCATCACTGGTGGTTATGTCAACAACACCTATTCTCGCACTGTCTGCAACTATGAGCCAGACACAGATGTGTGGCGAGACCGTAATGGGCTGAGCACACCGAGAGGGTGGCACTGTGCAGCTACTCTTGGCGACCGTGCATATGTCTTGGGAGGCAGCCAGCAGGGCCCCCGTGGGGAGAGCATTAGTGTGATGCTAGTGGAGTCCTACAATCCCACCACTGGTCAGTGGAGCTGCATTGCCCCACTACCCACAGGGGTAAGCACAGCTGGAGTAGCTGTGCTTGGTGGGGGCCTCTATATAGTAGGAGGCTGGAATGAAAGTGGAAAGAGGTACACAAAGTGTGTGCAGTGCTACAACCCAGATCTGAATGAGTGGACAGAGATAGCAGAGTTGCCAGAAGCATCAGTAGGTTTATCCTGCTGCGCCATCACTCTTCCCCGCCTTCACAAGGGAAACTCCCGGGCCAGTTCTTTAGTATCTGTGGCAGTCAGCTTATAA
- the LOC138284552 gene encoding kelch-like protein 31 isoform X2, with protein MAPKKKNPKKLKVEAGPTLVGDNTSLDIEQLNTLNGLLESGSNGFRCTATEVHNPKHGLELLETISNMRQELFLCDLTISTKTKDFDVHKVILASCSAYFHSLLRKEPSLQRLDLKDVSPVGLATVLNYAYTGKLSLSLYTIGSTISTASFLQMTTLLAMCTDFLTQEMNVDNCLYIANLSEKYKLVHTRQVAGRFMRENLVEFSGTEQFLKLPLEQVQELLAEDDLCIPSEVTVFQIAMKWLDFNTERAKHAASLISNVRFGAITAQDLVTHIQPVPRMMLDPECHRLLVEAMNYHLLPFQQNSLQSKRTQMRGGQRVLVAVAGRTASSEKSLSREVRYRDSEGNWVNLADLPSKSFNQCVAVMDGFLYVAGGEDQNDARSQAKHAVSSVCRYDPRFNSWLHLAHMLQKRTHFSLNSYNGLLFACGGRNAEGPLASTECYIPSVNSWQIKAAMDAPRCCHAGTVIGGKILITGGYVNNTYSRTVCNYEPDTDVWRDRNGLSTPRGWHCAATLGDRAYVLGGSQQGPRGESISVMLVESYNPTTGQWSCIAPLPTGVSTAGVAVLGGGLYIVGGWNESGKRYTKCVQCYNPDLNEWTEIAELPEASVGLSCCAITLPRLHKGNSRASSLVSVAVSL; from the exons ATGGCTCCTAAAAAGAAGAACCCAAAAAAGCTGAAGGTGGAGGCAGGCCCGACCCTGGTGGGAGATAACACAAGCTTGGACATTGAACAGCTCAACACACTCAATGGACTTCTGGAAAGTGGCTCTAATGGCTTTCGCTGCACTGCCACTGAGGTGCACAACCCCAAGCATGGACTCGAGCTCTTGGAGACCATAAGCAACATGCGGCAGGagctcttcctctgtgatctcACCATCTCTACCAAGACCAAGGACTTTGATGTCCACAAAGTCATTCTTGCTTCCTGCAGTGCCTACTTCCACAGTCTGCTGAGGAAGGAGCCCAGCCTGCAGCGCCTGGATCTTAAGGACGTGTCCCCAGTTGGGCTGGCCACTGTGCTCAACTATGCTTATACAGGGAAGCTTAGCCTCTCACTCTACACTATTGGCAGCACAATCTCAACAGCCAGCTTCCTTCAGATGACCACTCTACTAGCCATGTGTACAGACTTCCTCACTCAGGAGATGAATGTTGACAACTGTTTGTATATCGCCAACCTTTCAGAGAAGTACAAACTCGTCCACACCCGCCAAGTGGCTGGACGGTTCATGAGGGAGAACCTGGTGGAGTTTTCAGGGACTGAGCAGTTTCTGAAGTTGCCCTTGGAGCAGGTACAAGAGCTGCTAGCAGAAGATGACCTGTGTATCCCCTCTGAAGTGACCGTCTTCCAgattgccatgaaatggctggatttcaacacagaacgtgcaaagcATGCTGCTTCCCTTATAAGTAATGTCCGATTTGGAGCCATCACAGCACAGGATTTGGTAACCCATATACAGCCAGTCCCACGAATGATGCTGGATCCTGAATGCCATCGGCTGCTGGTGGAAGCTATGAATTATCATTTACTTCCCTTTCAGCAAAACTCACTGCAGTCCAAGAGAACGCAAATGCGTGGAGGCCAACGAGTTTTGGTGGCAGTTGCAGGTCGCACTGCATCATCTGAAAAATCTCTGAGTCGAGAAGTCAGGTACAGGGACTCAGAGGGGAACTGGGTCAATCTGGCAGACTTACCCTCTAAGAGTTTCAATCAGTGTGTAGCTGTTATGGATGGATTCCTCTACGTCGCTGGAGGAGAAGACCAGAATGATGCCAGGAGCCAAGCTAAACATGCTGTCAGCAGTGTATGCAG GTACGACCCCCGTTTCAACAGCTGGCTGCACCTGGCCCACATGCTGCAGAAGCGGACTCACTTCAGCCTCAATTCCTACAACGGTCTCCTATTTGCCTGTGGTGGCCGTAATGCAGAAGGTCCCTTGGCATCCACAGAGTGCTACATCCCCTCTGTGAATAGCTGGCAGATCAAGGCAGCCATGGATGCTCcccgctgctgtcatgctggcacCGTCATCGGTGGCAAGATCCTCATCACTGGTGGTTATGTCAACAACACCTATTCTCGCACTGTCTGCAACTATGAGCCAGACACAGATGTGTGGCGAGACCGTAATGGGCTGAGCACACCGAGAGGGTGGCACTGTGCAGCTACTCTTGGCGACCGTGCATATGTCTTGGGAGGCAGCCAGCAGGGCCCCCGTGGGGAGAGCATTAGTGTGATGCTAGTGGAGTCCTACAATCCCACCACTGGTCAGTGGAGCTGCATTGCCCCACTACCCACAGGGGTAAGCACAGCTGGAGTAGCTGTGCTTGGTGGGGGCCTCTATATAGTAGGAGGCTGGAATGAAAGTGGAAAGAGGTACACAAAGTGTGTGCAGTGCTACAACCCAGATCTGAATGAGTGGACAGAGATAGCAGAGTTGCCAGAAGCATCAGTAGGTTTATCCTGCTGCGCCATCACTCTTCCCCGCCTTCACAAGGGAAACTCCCGGGCCAGTTCTTTAGTATCTGTGGCAGTCAGCTTATAA